From the genome of Nicotiana sylvestris chromosome 2, ASM39365v2, whole genome shotgun sequence, one region includes:
- the LOC104234654 gene encoding cytochrome P450 710A11, giving the protein MASIWVILSPWTPYFFSFIALLLLLEQISYLKKKRSIPGPTLVFPFLGNVISLIINPTKFWQDQTSFAKSTGHGFCANYIIGKFILFIHSTDLSHKVFANVRPDAFQLIGHPFGKRLFGEHNLIYMFGQEHKDHRRRMAPNFTPKALATYTVIQQKIIIKHFQSWLDEASKSPNKPITLRLLCRDMNLDTSQTVFVGPYLNEDSRKRFNVDYNYFNVGLMKLPVDLPGFAFRDARLAVGRLVDTLSVCAAQSQNKMRGDEEPTCLIDFWMQEYFREIQEAKINGSQKPFEYTGKELGSYLFDFLFAAQDASTSSLLWAVVLLESHPQVLEKVRSEVVKFWSPESEQPLTAEMLREMKYLEAVAREVVRIRTPATLVPHIAGEEFRLTDDYVIPKGTIVFPSVFDSSFQGFPEPEKFDPDRFMEERQEERVYKKNYLAFGAGSHGCVGQRYAINQLMLFIALFTALIDFKRHKTDGCDDIAYIPTIAPKDDCKVFLSQRCTRFPSFS; this is encoded by the coding sequence ATGGCATCCATTTGGGTCATTCTATCCCCATGGACACCTTATTTCTTCTCCTTCATAGCTCTTCTACTTCTTCTTGAACAGATCTCTTACCTGAAGAAGAAGCGTTCTATTCCTGGTCCAACTCTTGTCTTCCCTTTCCTCGGCAACGTGATTTCTTTAATCATCAATCCCACCAAATTCTGGCAAGACCAAACCTCTTTCGCCAAGTCTACAGGCCATGGCTTCTGTGCTAACTACATCATCGGTAAATTCATTCTCTTTATTCACTCCACTGACCTTTCCCACAAAGTCTTTGCCAATGTCCGTCCTGACGCTTTCCAGCTGATCGGGCACCCTTTTGGGAAAAGGCTATTTGGTGAGCATAACTTGATTTACATGTTTGGTCAAGAACATAAAGACCATCGCCGTCGAATGGCCCCTAATTTTACCCCTAAAGCTCTTGCTACTTACACTGTTATCCAACAAAAAATTATTATCAAACACTTTCAGTCCTGGTTGGACGAAGCATCAAAATCCCCTAACAAACCAATCACACTTCGCCTCCTTTGTCGCGATATGAACTTGGATACTTCTCAGACTGTCTTCGTCGGCCCATACTTAAACGAAGATTCCAGAAAGCGGTTCAATGTTGACTATAATTACTTCAATGTTGGGTTAATGAAACTCCCTGTTGATTTACCCGGTTTCGCCTTCAGAGACGCTAGGTTAGCTGTTGGGAGACTAGTTGATACGCTTTCCGTTTGTGCAGCACAGAGCCAAAATAAGATGCGAGGTGACGAAGAACCCACGTGCTTAATTGATTTTTGGATGCAGGAGTATTTCAGAGAGATTCAGGAAGCTAAGATTAATGGTTCACAAAAGCCGTTCGAGTATACCGGCAAGGAACTTGGTAGTTACTTATTTGACTTCCTCTTTGCGGCTCAAGatgcttctacttcttctctgTTATGGGCAGTGGTGCTTTTGGAATCCCACCCGCAAGTTCTGGAGAAAGTCCGGTCGGAAGTGGTGAAATTCTGGTCGCCAGAATCTGAGCAGCCGTTGACGGCGGAGATGCTTAGGGAAATGAAGTACCTGGAAGCGGTGGCGCGTGAGGTTGTTAGAATCAGAACTCCGGCGACTTTGGTGCCGCACATTGCCGGCGAAGAATTCCGGTTAACTGATGATTATGTTATTCCTAAAGGGACTATTGTTTTCCCTTCTGTTTTTGACTCGTCTTTCCAGGGGTTTCCTGAACCGGAGAAGTTTGACCCGGACCGGTTTATGGAGGAGAGGCAAGAGGAACGGGTTTACAAGAAGAACTATCTAGCATTTGGAGCTGGGTCCCATGGATGTGTGGGACAGAGGTACGCTATAAATCAATTGATGCTCTTCATTGCGTTGTTTACGGCTCTGATTGATTTCAAGAGGCACAAAACGGACGGCTGTGATGATATCGCGTATATTCCAACCATTGCTCCAAAGGATGATTGCAAAGTGTTCCTTTCACAGAGGTGCACTCGATTCCCATCTTTTTCATGA